A DNA window from Mastomys coucha isolate ucsf_1 unplaced genomic scaffold, UCSF_Mcou_1 pScaffold21, whole genome shotgun sequence contains the following coding sequences:
- the LOC116101097 gene encoding olfactory receptor 10Q1: MLSGKPVLNQSETPEFVFRVFTTVPEFQALLFLLFLLLYLMILCGNTAIIWVVCTHSTLHTPMYFFLSSLSVLEICYTTDVVPLMLSNTFGTQKPISLAGCGTQMFFFVTLGSTDCFLLAVMAYDRYVAICHPLHYSLIMTQKLCIQMVMGSLSLALFLSLQLTALIFTLPFCGHDREINHFLCDVPPVLRLACADIHVHQAVLYVVGILVLTVPFLLICVSYVFIASTILRMSSAEGRQRAFSTCSSHLTVVLLQYGCCSLVYLRPRSSTSEDEDRQIALVYTFVTPLLNPLIYTLRNKDVKGALKNSIFHKAV, encoded by the coding sequence ATGCTGAGTGGAAAGCCTGTCCTCAATCAATCTGAGACCCCAGAATTTGTGTTCCGTGTCTTCACCACTGTCCCTGAATTCCaggctctcctcttcctcctcttcctcctgctatATTTGATGATCCTCTGTGGTAATACAGCCATCATCTGGGTAGTATGCACTCACAGCACCCTGCACACGCCcatgtatttctttctcagcagtcTATCTGTCTTGGAAATCTGCTACACCACAGATGTGGTACCCTTGATGCTTTCTAACACCTTTGGGACGCAGAAACCTATATCACTGGCTGGTTGTGGGACACAGATGTTCTTCTTTGTAACTCTaggaagcactgactgctttctttTGGCAGTCATGGCCTATGACAGGTATGTGGCCATCTGCCACCCTCTGCACTACAGCCTCATCATGACCCAAAAGCTGTGTATCCAGATGGTGATGGGTTCTTTGAGCTtggctctgtttctctccctgcAGCTCACTGCCTTAATTTTCACCTTGCCCTTCTGTGGACATGACCGGGAAATCAACCACTTCCTCTGCGATGTACCCCCAGTTCTGCGCCTAGCCTGTGCTGACATCCACGTGCACCAGGCAGTCCTCTATGTAGTGGGCATCCTGGTGCTGACAGTTCCATTCCTGCTAATTTGTGTCTCCTATGTGTTCATTGCTTCTACAATTCTTCGAATGAGCTCCGCAGAGGGACGCCAGAGGGCCTTCTCTACCTGTTCCTCTCACCTCACTGTGGTCTTGCTGCAGTATGGCTGCTGTAGCCTCGTATACCTTAGGCCTCGCTCCAGCACCTCAGAGGATGAGGACCGCCAAATCGCCCTGGTCTACACCTTTGTCACCCCATTACTCAACCCTTTGATTTACACTCTTCGGAATAAAGATGTGAAAGGTGCACTGAAGAACTCCATCTTCCATAAAGCAGTCTGA